A genomic region of Armatimonadota bacterium contains the following coding sequences:
- the aspS gene encoding aspartate--tRNA ligase codes for MSFNQRTHLCGEIRPEQVDQQITLNGWAHKVRDLGGLLFVDLRDRTGLVQLMFDPDTFQGEFDIRSETCLSVVGIVRMRDEKNRNPNISTGDVEVVISSYNVLSACKTLPFPVSDEDEMAKVNEELRVKHRYLDLRRPAMRRKLAIRAAAIRRIRNYLDERDFLDVETPIFTRSTPEGARDYLVPYRLEPGKFYALPQSPQQYKQLLMVAGIERYYQIAKCFRDEAQRADRQPEFTQLDIEMSFVQQEEILELMEGLTVSVVNELIDEFGLEKEKLSKFERLTYDESMDRFGTDKPDLRFGLELFEVTSIVEECGFGVFSKCVQGGGRVRGIRYPSGGSLSRKEVGVLEEFCKGYGAKGMASIYVQGESGDGTVEIDGLHLRGSIVKFFSPEELAAIVKTASAEAGDLLCFIADSWKTGCEVLGRLRNEIGDRCDLRDKRNLCFVFVTDFPLVDWNEDEKRWDPTHHPFTSPKTEDLIYIDTDPGKMRAECYDVVCNGVEWASGSIRIHQPDIQRRIFSLIGIGEKEQKERFGHIIEAFEFGAPPHGGIAPGIDRLIMFLTDDENIREVIAFPKLGGGYDPMMDAPSTIEPEQWAEMGLKLVERESSD; via the coding sequence ATGAGCTTCAACCAACGCACTCACCTCTGTGGCGAGATACGGCCTGAGCAGGTCGATCAGCAGATCACCCTCAACGGCTGGGCGCATAAGGTCCGCGACCTCGGCGGGCTGCTGTTCGTCGACCTGCGCGACCGGACAGGCCTGGTGCAGCTCATGTTCGACCCCGACACATTCCAGGGCGAGTTCGACATCCGCAGCGAGACCTGTCTCAGCGTTGTCGGCATCGTTCGAATGCGCGACGAGAAGAATCGGAACCCGAATATTTCGACCGGCGACGTCGAAGTCGTGATCAGCTCGTACAACGTCCTGAGTGCTTGCAAAACCCTCCCGTTCCCCGTCAGCGATGAAGATGAGATGGCGAAGGTCAACGAGGAGCTGCGCGTCAAGCACCGCTACCTCGACCTCCGGCGCCCTGCAATGCGTAGAAAGCTCGCAATCCGCGCAGCGGCGATCCGAAGGATTCGCAACTACCTGGACGAGCGCGATTTCCTAGACGTTGAGACGCCGATCTTCACGCGATCCACACCTGAAGGCGCGCGCGATTACTTGGTGCCGTACCGACTCGAGCCCGGCAAGTTCTACGCGCTGCCGCAGAGCCCGCAACAGTACAAGCAGCTGCTAATGGTCGCGGGAATCGAGCGGTACTACCAGATCGCAAAGTGCTTCCGCGACGAGGCGCAGCGCGCTGACCGCCAACCCGAGTTCACGCAGCTCGACATCGAAATGTCGTTCGTCCAGCAGGAAGAGATCCTGGAATTGATGGAAGGCCTGACGGTCTCGGTCGTGAACGAACTGATCGACGAGTTCGGACTGGAAAAAGAAAAGCTGAGCAAGTTTGAGCGGCTGACGTACGACGAGTCGATGGATCGATTTGGCACGGACAAGCCGGACTTGCGGTTCGGGCTCGAGCTTTTCGAGGTCACGTCGATCGTTGAGGAGTGCGGCTTTGGCGTGTTCAGCAAGTGCGTGCAGGGCGGCGGGCGCGTACGCGGGATTCGCTACCCATCGGGAGGCTCGCTGTCGCGCAAGGAGGTTGGCGTCTTGGAGGAGTTCTGCAAGGGGTACGGCGCTAAAGGCATGGCGTCGATCTACGTGCAAGGCGAATCTGGCGATGGCACCGTCGAGATTGACGGGCTCCACTTGCGCGGGAGTATCGTCAAGTTCTTCTCGCCCGAGGAGCTTGCCGCGATCGTCAAGACGGCGAGCGCTGAGGCAGGCGATCTACTGTGCTTCATCGCGGACTCTTGGAAGACTGGCTGCGAGGTATTGGGCCGGCTGAGAAACGAGATCGGAGACCGCTGCGATTTGCGAGACAAGAGGAATCTCTGCTTTGTGTTCGTGACCGACTTCCCTCTCGTCGATTGGAACGAAGATGAGAAACGTTGGGATCCGACGCACCATCCGTTCACTTCCCCGAAGACCGAGGACCTGATCTACATCGACACCGACCCTGGCAAGATGCGCGCTGAGTGCTATGACGTAGTGTGCAACGGCGTCGAGTGGGCGTCGGGCTCGATCAGAATCCACCAGCCGGACATTCAGCGGCGAATCTTCTCGCTGATCGGCATCGGTGAGAAGGAGCAGAAGGAGCGGTTCGGGCACATCATCGAGGCGTTCGAGTTCGGCGCGCCGCCGCACGGCGGGATCGCCCCCGGCATCGACCGACTGATCATGTTTCTGACCGACGACGAGAACATCCGCGAAGTGATCGCGTTCCCAAAACTAGGCGGCGGATACGACCCGATGATGGACGCGCCTTCGACCATCGAGCCGGAGCAGTGGGCTGAGATGGGGCTGAAGCTGGTCGAGCGCGAGAGTTCGGATTAG
- a CDS encoding trypsin-like peptidase domain-containing protein, with protein MNSRFTPALIILLTALPALSLAQEQINDRQIRRTLESALQDEIAAGDLLSGAVLVQQLSRATAKIKLPESFDLCGPGDDLYAAVKRATLVVASYKECDQCGKHHHTSASGFMISANGLAVTSYHVLDHEDASAFAVMTSDGIMHPILEVVAASKRHDVAVIRVKGGGYNYLPIATTARPGSDVFVLSHPNGAYYYMTRGVVARYSNSGRRPILEITADSAAGSSGGPVVNERGQVVGIVKATTSVYYHTPKEGQTRGDLQMVRKLCVPSSEILALFSSDRASTAASD; from the coding sequence ATGAACAGCCGCTTCACCCCCGCTTTAATCATCTTGCTGACCGCCCTGCCAGCCCTCTCATTAGCCCAGGAGCAGATCAACGACAGACAAATTCGCAGAACCCTCGAGTCGGCGCTTCAAGATGAGATCGCGGCAGGCGACCTTCTGAGCGGCGCTGTGCTTGTTCAGCAACTCAGCCGGGCGACAGCGAAGATCAAGCTGCCAGAGTCGTTCGATCTTTGCGGACCTGGCGACGACCTGTACGCAGCGGTCAAGAGGGCGACGCTCGTCGTCGCGTCCTACAAGGAGTGCGACCAGTGCGGGAAGCACCACCACACGTCTGCGTCCGGGTTCATGATCTCCGCCAACGGCCTCGCAGTAACGAGCTACCACGTGCTGGACCACGAGGACGCTTCGGCGTTCGCGGTCATGACGAGCGATGGCATCATGCATCCAATACTCGAGGTCGTGGCTGCCAGCAAGCGGCACGACGTCGCCGTTATCCGCGTGAAGGGCGGCGGTTACAACTATCTTCCGATTGCGACTACGGCGCGACCGGGCTCCGACGTGTTCGTGCTCAGCCACCCGAACGGCGCCTACTACTACATGACTCGGGGCGTGGTCGCGCGCTACTCGAACAGCGGACGGAGGCCGATTCTGGAAATCACGGCGGACTCGGCAGCAGGATCGAGCGGCGGGCCGGTGGTCAACGAACGCGGACAGGTGGTCGGGATCGTCAAGGCGACGACTTCGGTGTACTACCACACTCCGAAAGAGGGACAGACGCGCGGCGACCTGCAAATGGTGCGCAAGCTGTGCGTGCCAAGCTCCGAGATTCTGGCCCTGTTCTCGTCCGATCGAGCCAGCACTGCGGCTTCGGACTGA